The Petrotoga mobilis SJ95 genomic sequence ACTTGATCCTCCCAATAGAATAGCAGCCAGTAAACCAATACCTAACAATGATGCTACAAATAATAAATCCTTCATTTTACCACTCCTCCTTTCCACAAAAATAGTCCTGCCTGAGATATTCCAAAACATACTTTAACCTAACCGTTACCTTATGAATCCCTTTTAAAATCAAAATCTTAATTTCACTATGACACATAGATATCGAACTATAAAGTCAGATATCTACCACCTTCTACCTTCACTGGATTACCATCCACTCCTATCCATACTGTTAAAGAAGAAGGATTATAAACTATTTTTTTATTTACACTAAACTTTAAATTCCTTAAAGCTTTCAAATAATCCACAATCTCTACATTTGTCGCATACCAAATTGTTTCATCGTTCGATATTTTTTTGCAAAACTCTTCAATCATATCCCAATTATTATTTCTCTCAAATTCAAAACTGTGTCCCCATACATACAACAAAGGCATAGTTTCGTTAGATTCTAATTTCTTGAATTCTTCATATTTTTTTAACAAGTTATCATCATGATGACAAGTAGGATTCCACCTCAAAAAATGTGTAGGTAAAGAAAAGTTACCATGGGAACTAACTGTTCTTGAATATTCAATTCCCAAATATGGAAGTAATTCTAAAAGTTCTTCATCGTAATCCCCATAAGGATATGACATTCCCCTTATTGGATAGTTTACTAAAGACTCTAATCTTTCCCTATCCTCCATAATTTCCTCAATTATTGATTCCTTTGGTACTCTTGTGAGATAAGGGTGATTTAATGTATGTATAGCAACTTCATGCCCCTCAAAGAGATCCCTTATTTCGGAAGAGTTTAAAAATGGTTCTGAATCTAATTTTCCTGAATTTAAATGGAAGGTACCTTTGATTCCGTACTTATTGAAGATCCTTATCAATCTTCTGTCATAAATTTGTCCATCATCATAACTCATGGTTAAAGCCTTTATTTTACCTTGTGGATAAAAGCCGAAAGATATTTTCATTGTATACTGGCTCCTTCTCAACAATTCTGAAAAATAGAACATTTAGTATCGATTTTTCATTACCAAATTTTGATATAATTCTTACCCTTTTTTAAATTAGAGATTGGACCTAAGGAACTCTTTTCTGGTTTTTGTTTATCTAAAAAGTCTGTGTCTAAAACTAAATTTCCACCATCAGGACGTTCAAAATCAGCATCAACAATCCTAACTCTTTCTAAAGAATTTGTTGAACATACTTTGCCTGCAATATCTTCAAAAGTATCGGGAAGTTCACAAAACATATAAACTTCTTCACCTTTCTCGATAACACTAAATTTCGAATCAAAACTTTTATCAACTAACTTCTCTTTTTCTCTTTCAAATGGTTCCGCTCCATTGAAGTAGGCATTGTTATTAATATACACCGGTTGTTCTATTAACTCAAGAGTTTTAATATCCCAACCTTTTTCATCTACCTTCTTCATGTACTCTTCTAATGATGTTGTATGATTCATATAATGTGATGTCCCAACACCTTCTATACCATCTTTTCCAATGAAGATATTGTTGTAGAAACGATCGTCACCACCGTAAACACAGGCATACCCTGCAACCGTTGTACTATGTGGTCTATGGTATGGAGTATAACGGTTTAATACTTTCCTTTTCTCCATCTTACCAGCAATTAAATTGTTAATGTAGGCACCACCCTGAGACATGTTATCTATTGCATATTCAGAAGCTAAGATGTTGTGATCGATAACATACGGACCATGACTTACTTCCACAAATAAATCACGGTTATTTTTGTAAAATAAGTTTTTACTTACCCTCGTTCCTTGGGCTTGCCAGTCCAGCCATAATCCCAAAGAACAATCATGTATACGATTATGGTAAATCTGAACATCTATGGCTGCATGTAATTTGATACCTGCAATCTCATGTCCCCAAAATTCTCTTTTTATAGCAATTCTATAAATGTGGTTATTGTAGATTTCACTAAAAACACATCCTAAATGACCTACAATAGCATTTTGACCACAATCATAAATTGTATTGTTCCGAATAATATGTGACCCAATACTTTCTTTACTCCATCCGATATGTTCAGCACTAAAAACAGATTCTAATTGATATTGATGCCCAGTTTTGTCTTTACGAGTTGAATGATATAGATGGCCGGTCGAACCTTCCTTACCTATACTTATTGCACTACATTTTGAATCATGAATAATATTGTTTTCAATTATCCAACCTTTGCTCCAATTTGCTCCAATTAATCCAGGTTGATCTGCTGTTGGTGGGACCCATGGTGTCGCAGCATGAGCCATTTCAAAACCTTTCACCGTTATATAATCTCTCCCAATTTGATCTGGATAAAAACAGGATCTGCGTACATTGATCTCTACTAATTCTTCATTTGGGTTCGCACCATGGAAGTTTGCGTATATAGTTGTTTTTTGATCATCTACTTCCGCATACCAAACATACTTTGTTTGCTCTGGATTTAAAACCGGAACCTTTTTTTGTGTCCAATGGTCTACCGTCTCTGTTCTAATCTTAGGATCTTTCAAATCTTCAAAGCTGTTAGCTTCGTAAAATGACATACCGTTTAGATAAACGTCTCCTAAATGTCTCTTCTGATCAGTCGTAACAAGCCAATCACCAAATATCTCTTCTTTGTATGGATTAAACTCACCAAAAAATGAGTTTGGTAATTCACATTTCCAAATATTTCCTTCAACCTTTTGCCAATCTTGGATCCTTTCAGATCCTTTAATAATTACCTTTTCTCCTTCAGCTGCTTGATATGTAATTCTTCTTTTGTTGCTTAATCCTTTGTTTTTAGGTTTTACCCATTCACGATATACCCCTTCGTGAACTATAACTTTATCTCCAGCCATAGCAACAGAAGCAGCTTTATTTATCGTTAAAAAAGGATCTTGTTTAGTTCCTAAAGCTCGATCAAAGCCAGTCTTTGCCACATGATATTCCATGTTTTTTAAATCCCCCTTTTTATTTGTACGACACTTGTTTTATTTTTCTTCCTTATTCTCATACAACCAACAACGGACCATACGGTTTTCTGTTTGTATTTCTGGTGGCATATTATCTTTACACTTTTCCATAACAAACGGGCATCTACCTGCAAACTTACATCCTTTTCTCATGTACTCTTCTGTTTCCAATTCTTTTATACTTATCCGTTCTGTCCATTTCTTTTTCGGATCAGGTTCCGGTATCGATTCTTTTAACATCTGTGTGTATGGGTGTTTCGGATTCATCAGTACTTCTTCCACCCCACCCATCTCTATTATGTTCCCTCTGAACATTATCCCTATCCTGTCACTTACGTAGTATGCGGTCGCTAAATCATGCGTTATGTACAACACACTTACATTGTACTTGTCCCTTAAATCTTTGAACAAGTTCACTATCGACATCCTCAACGATGCATCCACCATCGATACCGGTTCGTCTGCTACCAACAACGATGGTGTCGTTATGAGCGATCGCGCTACCGATATCCTTTGTAGTTGTCCTCCTGAAAACTCGTTGGGGTACCTTCCTTTTACTTCCGTCATACTTAATCCTACCGCCTTTAGTGCTTCTTCTACCCTTTTTCCATTCCCGTTCTTTGTTATCCCGTATTGCTTTGCTGTGTCGTATAGGTATCTGTCTACCTTCCTCAACGGATTGAATGTTTCAAAAGGATTTTGAAATACCGATTGTACTTCTTTCATGAACTCTTTTTTCTCTTCCCATTTTTTTAGGTTTACTATGTCTTTACCTTTGTAGTACACTTCACCTTGTGTTGGTTCAAGAAATCCTAGCAGCATCTTTGAGACCGTTGATTTTCCACATCCACTTTCCCCTGCAAGTGTGAATATTTCATTTTTGTATATGTGAAAGTTCACATCATCTACCGCTAGTAATTTACTTCTTGCAAATCCCCCTCCTACTACGAATACCTTTTGTAGTTTTTTCGTTTCCAACAACTTTTCTTGTGTATTTATTGCCGTTTTATTTTCTTGCATCTTCCACACGCTCCTTTGAGTTCAAAAAACAGGCTGATTTGTGTCCGTCACTTATCTCAACGAGTTGTGGACGTTCCTTTTTACATATTTCCATCGCATATGGACATCGTGGATGGAATGGACATCCTTGCGGTAGGCTCGCTAGTGAGGGGGGTGATCCAGGTGCACTGACTTTGTAACTTTTGTCTCCCATCTTTGGTAGTGAGCCTATTAGAAATTTTGTGTATGGGTGTAGTGGGTTTTCGAATATCTCATCCGTTTCCCCTTCTTCTACAAACATACCTGCGTACATTATCCCCATCCTGTCCGTTATGTTCGCATGTACAGCCATGTCGTGGGTTACCAGTATTATCGTGTTTTTTTGTATTTTTTGTATGTCTTTTAGTAATTGTATTACCGCCCTTTGCGCTACTACATCCAACGCCGTTGTTGGTTCGTCCGCTACTATGATCCTTGGATTGAGTATCGTTGCTAAGGCTATCGTCGTCCTTTGCCTCATTCCTCCAGATAGTTGGTGTGGGTATGATTTTAATACCCTTAGCGGTAATCCCAAGGCGGTTAAATGTTTCTTCAGTGGTTCTTCAAATTCTTTTTCTTCGTCTTTTATCTTTTTGTGTGAGGTCACAAAGTCTTTGAATGATTCTTTTATCCTTATTATCGGATTCAACGCACTCATCGATCCTTGCGGTATGTACGATATGAATTGCCATCTTAATTTCCTGTATTCTTCTTGACTCATTTTGGTTATGTCTATCTCTTTCCCTTCAACTTCGTAGTATATCTTTCCATCTACTATCCTCAGTGGTGGTTCGGCTAAACCACATATCGTTTTTAGAAATGTGCTTTTCCCACATCCACTTTCCCCTGCTATCCCGTATATTTCATCTTCTCGTATACTTATACTTACATCGTTGACCGCTTTTACTTCTTTTTTCTCTTCTTGCATTTCAAATATGTAATACGATTTTAGTTTTTCTGTTTTTAATACTTCCAACCTTTTCACTCCTTCGCCTTACCGATTCTTTGTATCCTTGTCCTTGGGTCTAGGTATTCACTTAGACTTGTCGAGAGTAGGTACAAGGCTACAAACAAGAAGATCGATATTATTACAGGTGTTAGTATCCACCACCAGTATCCCAGTAGCATCGCTTGGTAGTTTACCGCCCAGTGTATCATCGTTCCTATCGTTGGTATTTCTGTGTTGGATAAACCCAATACCGATAACGTTACTTCCATCCCTACCGCCCATATCATGTTGTTTATCAACGTCGAGAATATTACCGGTATTATGAATGGAAAGTATTCTTTTATTACCAGGTTGAACGTCCTTGTCCCTGATAGTATCGATGTGTATGTGAATTCCCTTTCCCTTAGACTTAGTATTTGTGATCGTATTACCCGGGCATCCCACGCCCATCCAAATAGACTTAGTATGAGTCCTAATAGTACCATCGTTAAGTTTTCCCTTATTACCGATGCTATCAGTATCAGGATCGGTAAGAGCGGTATTACCACAAAACTGTCGTTTATCGACATCAATACTTTGTCGGTTTTTCCCCCTTTGTACCCCGATACTAATCCCATTATTATCGCTATCATCCTCGATATTCCTGAGGCTATCAACGCTATCGTTAGTGAGTTCCTTATCGCAAACGTAGATTGCCAGAATAGGTCTTGTCCTTGGGATGTCGTTCCGAATATGTGTGGCCAACTGGGTGGTTTGTCCCTAGGAACCACGTTCCACCTTAGTGGATCGTATGGCGAGAAGAATGAGAGTATTGACATGAAGGCTAAAATACATATTACTATGAACGCAAATCTGAACCTTCCATCTTTCATTAGTTCCTTGAATCCTTCCAACATTATCACCTCATCTGTACCTTACTCTTGGGTCAAAGAGTGGATATATTAGATCTATTATCAGCGTTGCTGACGCTATCCCTATTACCGATAACGAGACTATCCCTATTATTAGGTTGTAGTCGTTTGAGTTTATCGCTCCGTATAGTAACGTTCCTAGCCCTGGATAGGCGAATACTATTTCTGTTATCAATGCCCCTCCAAAGATTTGCCCTAAAGATAGGGCTAAGTTTGTTACTTGCGGTAATAACCCGTTTCTGAATACGTATTTGAAGGCTATCTTTGATTCTTTTAATCCACCGGCTTTCGCATACATCACATAGTCTTCGGCTACTATGTTTGATACTATGAGTTTCATCGTTTGTATGTTGGCTGCTATTCCTAAAACCATCAACGATATCGCAGGTAGAAACGAGTGTAATAACACGTCCGATATGAACGCCCAGTTGAACCCTATTTGTCTTCCAACTGAGTATCCACCCGCCGATGGGAATATCGGTATCAGATAGGCAAATACTATGAGTAGTAGTAATGCAAATATGTAGTAGGGTATGGGCCTTACCACCATCGCTATGTTATCTAATGTTTGTGCCCATGTTTTGTTTTTGAAGTATCCTGCAAGCGCCCCTATTATACTTCCTACTAACCAAGAGATGATTGTAGTTGTTAATAGTAATCCAGCCGTCCAGGGCAGTGAGTCCATTATTAGCTCCATTACAGGTACAGGAAATTGAAAAAGGGATGGACCAAAGTCTCCATGTAGCAGTCTTCCCCAAAAGGCAACGTATTGTTCAAACATCCCTCCTTCTAATCCGTACATCTCTGTGAGCGATTGCCTTAATGCTTCAACTGCCGCTGGGTCTAAGAAGGCACCTTGTGATGTCATTTGACTGATTACTTGTTGTACGGGATCAACCGGCGTTAGCCTGGGTACAATAAATACCACCGTTATCCCTACGAATACTACAACTAGAAATTGTATTATTCTTGGTAGCAAGTATCGCTTGAAAAATAGCAAAGTGTTACACCTCCATAATAAGCCCCCCGAAGGGGGCTCAATGTATTTATATGTAGCCCTTATTTCCTTCCTGTTGGTTCAAGAAAGGGCAGTACGTATTTGAAGTTAGGCCAGTGATGATAGGGAATCATATATGGATTTTCAGCACCAGGATAATTCGTCCAATAATACTCATCCCATCCTACTACTCCAGGATATCCAAAAGTTGGAATTGAAGGCATTTCTTCTACAAGTATTTTTAACCCTTCTATACCTAATTCCATGTTTTCCTCACTATCCCAGTCTACCTTTTCCATTCCTTCTATAACCTTATCCATTCTCGGATCTGTCCATCTGCCTGGTGCAGGTCCCAAATTAGTAATAGCATTTTCTCCTATAGGTTGGTAGTATTTTGAGTGTGTACTTGAAAAAACACGGTACAAATCAGGATGACCACCCCACGGCTCAGATGCAGGCCATTGGGCACTGACTTCAAAGTTACCTGATACAACAATACTTGCATCTTGTTCACTAGGAGTAACTGAAACATCTATACCAAAGTTTCTCCATTGTTGTGCTGCAGCAAGTGCATTCCTATGTGCAGGATGTGAAGGATTTGCATTGGCAATAATATTAATTTTCCAAGGTGTACCGTCTGGTAACAACCATTTGCCATTTTTATCTTTTGTAAATCCATTCCTTTCTAACAGTTGTTCCGCTACATCAGGTGCGTATTTCCACCATCCTGGTCCAAACATCTCTTTCAACGCTTCTATATCGTTTGGTACCTCGTATCCTCTTTCTCTCGCATATTGGGCTGCTCTTAATGTAGCCGTTGGATCGTACGGTTTGAATGGTCTCCCATTAACTTCTATGTCTAATGTGAAATTCTTCAACCAATCTTCTAATGGTTCATAGTACCATTCTTGGTAAACCGGCATAGGAGGAAGGTGAAGTGCGCCCATAGGTGCAGCACCATCAAACGCTATCCCTATGTAATCTACTATATCTATTGCGAGAGTTAATGCCCACCTTACATCTTTTATGTTGTATGGATATACATCAGTATTGAATATAACACCTGTCATACATGGATCCGTGTTAACTACCCACGGGTATTCTATTCTGTATCCCCTTGAGTATTGATTCCTTTGAATGAGTGCTCTGAATGCTTCCATTGTTAAATCTGCCATGTCTAAGTTATGGTTGGCTTGTGCAATTACTTGATTTGTAGCTTCTCCATAGTAATAGAAAAGTACGTATTTTGGTTTTGGCTCACCAAACAACATTCCAGTTGGTGTTCTATCCCAATCTTCCCTTTTTTCCCAAAGTGTCCAATAACCAGCACGATCATAATCTTTTAGAACGTATGGACCACTGCTTATCGGAGGGTTGTAATTAAAGGATAGCGGGTCTTCTACTTTTTCAAAAATATGTTTTGGGAAAGGTCTCCATGCTCCCCATCTGTCTACAAAATTAGCGTGGAATCGTGCATTAGGTTCCTTTAGTTCAAATACCACAGTGTAATCATCTGTTTTGTATACTTTATCAACGTGAAGCCTAAACTGATCATGATAAGCCATTCCTTGATATTTCATGGCTGTTGTGATGGCGTACACAATATCATCGGCAGTAATTTCAACACCATCACTCCAATAACATCCTTCCCTTAACTTAACCGTCATCTTTGTGAAGTCTTCGTTGTAAATCGGACCTTCCGCTGCAAGAGAATTAATAACTTCTCCCCTGGTAGGTTCCATCATCCACAATGGTTCCAGCATCAATTGTTGAATCCCTTGATCAGGAGTTCTCCAGCTACTGGTAAATATGTTGAAGATACCAGGTGAGTTTACTCTTCCGGTTAAAACGTTAGCAATGAGTGTTTCTTCCCTTGGAATCCCAGCTACTTGTGAAAATCCTGCAACAACAAGTAACACGGAAACAAAAATCACCAATAAGCTCTTTTTCATTCTTTCACACCTCCTAATGAATTTTTTACACTTACTTTGGATTTTCTTCCCAAAGTAATAAAAATTAAAGTCCATTAACAATCTTTTCCCCATTATTAAACTTCAAACATAAAAATCATAGAGTTCTCCATTAGGAATACTAAGCAAAAAAAATCAATGGTAAGTTTATCCAATCAATTAATATTCGAATCAACGACAACTCATTTTCATTCTTTCTAATTTATTTTTTAAAAAATCAAAAAAATCTTTGTCTTTGAATTGGAAATTAAAATAATTTTATTAAATCTTACAATTAAACAGTTTTTTAATCTAACCAACATTTTTTATTGCAATGTAGCAAATTGGATTTATATAATTTCAAAGAAAATAATCATCTAAACAAGTTCAAATTTTGTTCAGAATAATTATATGTGAGTTAACTTTTTTTGTCAATCATTAATTTATCCAATCAACTAATATTAGGAGCAATTACGGACAATTATTTGCGATTAGGAAGCTTTTTCTTAGTTTTTCTTAATTTTTGTAAAAAATTGTTTTCTAAGATTTCGTTAGATTTTCTCGTTTAATCGACTTAGATTGTTTTTAATCACCATTAATTAGCTCTATTTGAAAGTGAGAAATTTTTTTCACAGTGTTATAATTTTGTTAGAAGATGGGAAATTTTTGTTTGATCGAAAGTGAGGTCTTATATTTGAAAAAGGTCTATATAGACGGTGAACATCTGAGTTTGGAAGATGTGATTAATGTAGCTAAACATTATTACGAAGTGGCTATCGATAAATCTGTCCTTGAGAACATTGAGAACTCCAGAAAAATTGTAGAAAAGTTTGCAGAAGAGGAAAAAGTCATATATGGTATAACTACTGGCTTTGGAGAACTCTGTAATGTTTTCATTTCGAACGATAAAACAGAGAAATTACAAAAGAATCTGATCAGAAGCCATGCATGCGGAATTGGGGATCCTTTGGATATAGAAACTGTTAGAGCGATTATGTTGCTTCGTGCGAATTCTTTGGTCAAAGGTTTTTCTGGAATAAGGTTATCCACCATACAATCTCTGATTGATATGATCAACAAGAAGGTTCACCCAATAATACCAGAAAAAGGATCTTTAGGAGCCAGTGGTGATCTTGCTCCTTTAGCCCATATGGTTTTACCGATGATAGGAGAAGGAGAAGCTTATTACGAGGGCAAACGGTTAAATGGAAAAGAAGCGATGAAGTTGGCGGGAATAGATACGATAAATCTTGTTGCCAAGGAAGGTCTCGCTTTGATAAATGGAACACAAGTTATGACGGCTATAGGTGCATTATCGATATACGATAGCATAGAACTTTTAAAAACAGCAGACATAATTTCATCGTTGAGTTTTGAGGCGCTGAACGGTGTCATCGAGGCTTTTGATGACAGGGTACACAATCTAAGACCTCATAAAGGGCAAATTGGGTCCGCTAATAATTTAAGGAAAATACTTGAAGGTAGTAAAATGGTGTCTCATCAAGGGGTATTACGTGTTCAAGATGCTTATTCCTTGAGATGTATCCCGCAGGTTCACGGTGCTTCACGTGATGCGGTAAATTATGTAGAAGATATCATCGTGAAAGAGATGAATGCAGCAACCGATAATCCTTTGATATTTTCAAAAGAAGAAGAAGCAATATCCGCGGGGAATTTTCACGGCCAACCAATTGCATTGGGCATGGACTTTTTGGCGATTGCTTTGTCTGAAATTGCAAATATATCAGAAAGACGAATAGAAAGGCTTGTTAATCCTAAATTGAGTGGATTACCTCCTTTTCTGATAGAAGAAAGTGGATTGAATTCTGGGTTTATGCTGGTTCAATATTCAGCCGCTTCGTTGGTTTCAGAAAACAAAGTCTTAGCCCATCCTGCAAGTGTTGACTCAATTCCTTCTTCTGCAAACCAGGAAGATCACGTTTCTATGGGTACAATCGCAGCGAGAAAGGCAAAGAATATTCTAAACAACGTCCAAAAAGTATTAGCTATGGAAATGCTGTGTGCTTGCCAAGCGATAGACTTACGAGGAAATAAAGGTTTAGGAAAAGGTTCAAAGATAGTATATGATATAGTTAGAGATAAGGTACCGAAGATAACCGAAGACAGAGCGATGTACGAAATGATAGATAAGAGTGAAGAAATCTTAAAATCTGGCATAATCGTTAAAGAAGTGGAAAAAGAAACTGGTAAATTATTTTAAAGAAAGGAGAAATTATCATGGTGAACAATATTGATATTTCAAATGCAATGTCCATTAAGTTGGATGATGAACTCCCTCCTATGCCCAAATTCATCGAAGGCATAAGAAGGGCACCTAAAAGACCTTTAAACTTATCAAAAAGAGAAGTAGAACTAGCCCTTGCAAACGCCTTAAGGTACGTGCCGGAAAATTTGCATGAAAAATTGGCTCCAGAATTTCTGCAAGAGTTGCTTACTCGAGGTAGAATTTATGGATACAGGTATAGGCCTGAGGGCAACATTAAGGCAAAACCTATAGATATGTACAAGGGTAAATGTACTGAAGGAAAGGCATTTCAGGTCATGATCGACAACAACTTGGATTTCGATGTTGCTTTGTATCCTTATGAACTGGTAACCTACGGTGAAACCGGTCAAGTATGTCAAAATTGGATGCAGTACAGATTGATTAAAAAGTACCTAGAAGAACTAACAAGGGAACAAACTTTAGTTGTGGCTTCAGGACATCCCCTTGGCTTGTTCAGATCAACACCAAATAGTCCACGAGTGATAATAACAAACGCTTTGATGGTTGGGATGTTTGATGACCAAGAACATTGGATCAAGGCACAAGCTATGGGTGTTGCCAACTACGGGCAAATGACTGCGGGAGGTTGGATGTATATAGGACCTCAAGGTATCGTTCATGGCACTTACAATACCTTGTTGAACGCTGGAAGGTTGAAATTAGGGATACCACAAGATAGTGATCTAAGAGGACGTTTATTTGTTAGTTCAGGTTTAGGTGGAATGAGCGGTGCTCAAGCTAAAGCGATAGAAATCGCAAGAGGCGTTGGAATAATTGCAGAAGTGGATTATTCGAGAATACAAACAAGACTAAACCAAGGTTGGTTAAAAACCTACAGCAAAGATTTGGACGAAGTTTTTGAAATAGCCTTCGATCATCTGAATAGAAAAGAACCCATTTCCATCGGTTATTATGGTAATATTGTAGATCTATTGGAATACATTGTAAAGAAAGGTATAAAGGTAGATTTGCTATCAGATCAGACGTCTTGTCACGCTGCCTACGAGGGAGGGTACTGCCCGCAAGGCTTGACTCATGAAGAGAAGAATCACCTCTTAGAAACAAATAAAGAGAGATTTGTTGAATTAGTCAACAATTCATTGAGAAGACATTTCGAGCTTATAAAAACAATGGTTGAAAGGGGAACCTACTTTTTTGACTATGGGAATAGTTTCATGAAGGCGATTTTTGATGCAGGAGTGAAAGAAATAGCAAAAAATGGGTTGGATGAAAGCGAAGGGTTCATATTTCCCTCGTATGTGGAAGATATAATGGGGCCATTAATATTCGACTATGGTTATGGACCTTTCAGGTGGGTATGTTTAAGTGGAAAACGGGAAGATCTATTGAAAACGGATAAAGCAGCGATGGAATGCATAGATCCCAACAGAAGGGGTCAGGATAGAGATAACTACATATGGATTAGAGATGCAGATAAAAACAATCTTGTTGTTGGTACTCAAGCACGAATTCTTTATCAGGATGCTATGGGCAGGATGAAGATAGCCCTTAAATTCAACGAAATGGTTAGAAAAGGGGAAGTTGGCCCCATTATGCTTGGAAGGGATCATCACGATGCAGGCGGAGCTGACTCTCCTTTTAGAGAAACAGCGAATATAAAAGATGGGAGTAATATAATGGCGGATATGGCAACCCATGATTTCGCTGGAAATATAGCAAGGGGAATGAGTTTGGTAACACTGCACAACGGAGGTGGAGTTGGTATCGGTAAGGCCATTAACGGTGGCTTTGGCTTGGTTCTGGATGGAAGTGAAAGGGTGGATGAAATAATAAAGAACGCAATTCCATGGGATGTTATGGTTGGTGTCGCCAGGCGATCATGGGCTAGGAATGAAGCTTCTATAGAAACATCCATAGAGTACAACAAAGAAAACAAAAATACAGACCACATAACTTTACCGTACATTGCTGATGAAAATATGGTAAAAGATTTAGTTGATAAATATTATCAGGGTTAGGAGGTAGATACTTTGAACAAAATTGTAGAATGTGTTCCAAATTTCAGTGAAGGAAGAGATAAAGAAAAATTAGAGCGTATTGTAGATGAAATAAGAAAACAAGAAGGAATAAAATTGCTGGATTACTCTATGGACAGAGACCACAACAGAAGCGTAGTTACTTTTGTGGGGGAACCAGATCAAGTAATAGAAGCAGCTTTTAACGCTTGTAAAAAAGCGGCTGAATTGATAGATTTGAGAACCCACAAAGGTGAACATCCAAGAATGGGGGCTACAGACGTCATACCGTTCATTCCAATTAAAAACATATCGATGCAAGAGTGTGTAGAGTACTCTAAAAAATTGGCAAAAAGAATAGGAGAAGAGTTGAATATCCCCGTAATATTGTATGAAAAATCAGCCAGCCGACCTGAAAGAGAGGATTTAGCTGTTATAAGAAAAGGCGAGTTCGAAGGAATGTTTGAGAAGTTAAAACAAGAAGCGTTCAAACCAGATTTTGGCCCAGATAAACCGCATGAAAGTGCAGGAGTTACCGCCGTGGGGGCAAGGATGCCTTTGATAGCTTTCAACGTGAACCTAAATACCAACAACATAGACATTGCAAAAAAGATAGCCCAAGCTGTGAGAGGTAAAAGTGGAGGATTTAAATATTGTAAAGCGTTGGGTTTTGAATTGAAAGAAAGAAATATAGTCCAAGTTTCCATGAATATGGTTGATTACACAAAAACACCTTTGTACAGGGTATTTCAGGTGATAGAAAATGAAGCGAACAG encodes the following:
- a CDS encoding ABC transporter ATP-binding protein; the encoded protein is MQENKTAINTQEKLLETKKLQKVFVVGGGFARSKLLAVDDVNFHIYKNEIFTLAGESGCGKSTVSKMLLGFLEPTQGEVYYKGKDIVNLKKWEEKKEFMKEVQSVFQNPFETFNPLRKVDRYLYDTAKQYGITKNGNGKRVEEALKAVGLSMTEVKGRYPNEFSGGQLQRISVARSLITTPSLLVADEPVSMVDASLRMSIVNLFKDLRDKYNVSVLYITHDLATAYYVSDRIGIMFRGNIIEMGGVEEVLMNPKHPYTQMLKESIPEPDPKKKWTERISIKELETEEYMRKGCKFAGRCPFVMEKCKDNMPPEIQTENRMVRCWLYENKEEK
- a CDS encoding ABC transporter ATP-binding protein produces the protein MEVLKTEKLKSYYIFEMQEEKKEVKAVNDVSISIREDEIYGIAGESGCGKSTFLKTICGLAEPPLRIVDGKIYYEVEGKEIDITKMSQEEYRKLRWQFISYIPQGSMSALNPIIRIKESFKDFVTSHKKIKDEEKEFEEPLKKHLTALGLPLRVLKSYPHQLSGGMRQRTTIALATILNPRIIVADEPTTALDVVAQRAVIQLLKDIQKIQKNTIILVTHDMAVHANITDRMGIMYAGMFVEEGETDEIFENPLHPYTKFLIGSLPKMGDKSYKVSAPGSPPSLASLPQGCPFHPRCPYAMEICKKERPQLVEISDGHKSACFLNSKERVEDARK
- a CDS encoding right-handed parallel beta-helix repeat-containing protein, whose translation is MEYHVAKTGFDRALGTKQDPFLTINKAASVAMAGDKVIVHEGVYREWVKPKNKGLSNKRRITYQAAEGEKVIIKGSERIQDWQKVEGNIWKCELPNSFFGEFNPYKEEIFGDWLVTTDQKRHLGDVYLNGMSFYEANSFEDLKDPKIRTETVDHWTQKKVPVLNPEQTKYVWYAEVDDQKTTIYANFHGANPNEELVEINVRRSCFYPDQIGRDYITVKGFEMAHAATPWVPPTADQPGLIGANWSKGWIIENNIIHDSKCSAISIGKEGSTGHLYHSTRKDKTGHQYQLESVFSAEHIGWSKESIGSHIIRNNTIYDCGQNAIVGHLGCVFSEIYNNHIYRIAIKREFWGHEIAGIKLHAAIDVQIYHNRIHDCSLGLWLDWQAQGTRVSKNLFYKNNRDLFVEVSHGPYVIDHNILASEYAIDNMSQGGAYINNLIAGKMEKRKVLNRYTPYHRPHSTTVAGYACVYGGDDRFYNNIFIGKDGIEGVGTSHYMNHTTSLEEYMKKVDEKGWDIKTLELIEQPVYINNNAYFNGAEPFEREKEKLVDKSFDSKFSVIEKGEEVYMFCELPDTFEDIAGKVCSTNSLERVRIVDADFERPDGGNLVLDTDFLDKQKPEKSSLGPISNLKKGKNYIKIW
- a CDS encoding ABC transporter permease, yielding MLEGFKELMKDGRFRFAFIVICILAFMSILSFFSPYDPLRWNVVPRDKPPSWPHIFGTTSQGQDLFWQSTFAIRNSLTIALIASGISRMIAIIMGLVSGYKGGKTDKVLMSINDSFVVIPLLPILILIASVIRENLTMVLLGLILSLFGWAWDARVIRSQILSLREREFTYTSILSGTRTFNLVIKEYFPFIIPVIFSTLINNMIWAVGMEVTLSVLGLSNTEIPTIGTMIHWAVNYQAMLLGYWWWILTPVIISIFLFVALYLLSTSLSEYLDPRTRIQRIGKAKE
- a CDS encoding polysaccharide deacetylase family protein, whose translation is MKISFGFYPQGKIKALTMSYDDGQIYDRRLIRIFNKYGIKGTFHLNSGKLDSEPFLNSSEIRDLFEGHEVAIHTLNHPYLTRVPKESIIEEIMEDRERLESLVNYPIRGMSYPYGDYDEELLELLPYLGIEYSRTVSSHGNFSLPTHFLRWNPTCHHDDNLLKKYEEFKKLESNETMPLLYVWGHSFEFERNNNWDMIEEFCKKISNDETIWYATNVEIVDYLKALRNLKFSVNKKIVYNPSSLTVWIGVDGNPVKVEGGRYLTL